The sequence CACGCTGCATTTATTGCCCCGGTCGCAGCTTCAAAGAAGTCCTGCGGTTGGACTTTTGGGATGTGTCAGGAAATGTCAGGAATAATTCAGGGGCGTCAGTGACGGACGGCGGACGTCAGGAGATGACAGGAGGCGACAGCCGTCCTTAGCTCTGCTAAGGGGAGACGTCTGCCAATACAATTTGTGCTTTTCATCTGGTCAGAATCGCTCTATGGTTGCTCACCGGGATTGGGGTGAGAGACCATGTTGCGGATCAATGAAAGCAAGTCGGCCAGTCAGGCCAAGTGGTACTATACGCAGGGACTTTCCGCGGAAGGCGAATACTATTCCCGTGACCAGGCTCAGCAGGATGTGGAGGCTCAATGGCACGGACAAACCGCTCACAGAATGGGACTGCAAGGTGTTGTCGATCAGGAGGACTTTTATGCTCTGGCTGATCATCGGAATCCACAGACCGACGAGCCATTAACACCGCGAAAAAGTGATCAGCGGCGGGTCGGGTATGACTTCACGTTTGATGTGCCGAAGTCTGTGTCGGTGTACTGGGCCCGTACGCGGGATGAACGTGTGGTGCAGCTGTTTCATGAGGCCGTGCAGGAGACGATGGCCGAGATTGAAACGTCGATGCAGACTCGCGTGCGGCGGAACGGCGAAAGCCGCGACCGCACGACGGGGAATATGGTCTGGGCGTCGTTCACGCATTACACCGCCCGGCCGGTGGACGGTCAGATTGATCCGCAGCTTCATCAGCACAACTTCGTGTTCAACGCGACGTGGGATGAGAAGGAACAACGCTACAAGGCCGGGCAGTTTGGTGATCTGAAACGGAATGCTCCGTACTTTCAGGCGGCGGCGAATGCCCGGCTGGCGGGGAAACTTCGGCAGCACGGGTTTCAAACGGTGCGAACCGAACACGGATTCGAGCTGGCGGGATTCACCGACGGCATGAAGGACGTGTTCTCGCGGCGAACGCAGCAGATTGAGCAGCAGGCGGCCTCGCTGGGGATTCATCACGCCGAAGACAAAGCTCAGCTCGGAGCGAAGGGCCGCGAACGAAAACGTGACGATGTCTCGCTGGCCGAACTTAAGCAGGACTGGGACAGCCGATTGACGGATCGGGAATGGAAAGCGTTTCTCAGTCAGGCGTCCGGCGGTGGCGGAGAAGCGGTGAAACCAGTGACGGAGCGGCAGGCCGTTGAGCATGCTCTGGCTCACAAGTTCGCGGGCCAGTCGGTGGCGTCGGAGCGGGATGTGCTGAAGCCCGCTCTGGAGT comes from Planctomycetaceae bacterium and encodes:
- the mobF gene encoding MobF family relaxase, with product MLRINESKSASQAKWYYTQGLSAEGEYYSRDQAQQDVEAQWHGQTAHRMGLQGVVDQEDFYALADHRNPQTDEPLTPRKSDQRRVGYDFTFDVPKSVSVYWARTRDERVVQLFHEAVQETMAEIETSMQTRVRRNGESRDRTTGNMVWASFTHYTARPVDGQIDPQLHQHNFVFNATWDEKEQRYKAGQFGDLKRNAPYFQAAANARLAGKLRQHGFQTVRTEHGFELAGFTDGMKDVFSRRTQQIEQQAASLGIHHAEDKAQLGAKGRERKRDDVSLAELKQDWDSRLTDREWKAFLSQASGGGGEAVKPVTERQAVEHALAHKFAGQSVASERDVLKPALEFGIGSVSVEGLKAELAAHADVLSVTTEDRTLLTTRRVLAEERRMVEFAREGRGTVTPLVENSLTLRPPADDPAFSWKPDQKAALQHALSSTDRVVAIRGAAGTGKSTVLAEYIHQLESHGLTAVAVAPSTTARDELKLLGVDAHTVAKFVQSDELQSQLQQKVLIVDEAGRWRHAQHVTLFDVARERECPGAAGGRRSSTRQSVALQLVQQAGIRPAEITHITRQKPRDYREAVELLSHGTPTQTQEGFDRLNAMGVVHEVEDDERYQLLADSILGSQPARRSRAANAKKVLVVSPTHAEADRTTGVIGTLPGSPGIWMTQKRRCCG